The Papaver somniferum cultivar HN1 chromosome 6, ASM357369v1, whole genome shotgun sequence genome segment AAGTCTTAACCTTTCGAGTAAACTGTCTGTCAACTAGTGCAAAGAAGTTTGTTAACAAGGTAGGTACCTCATCTTTGGTTTtcatcaaatacacccaaacaCATCTAGAAAAATCATCGACAATGGTTAAAAAATATCTGGAGTTACAGGCACGATTTGGATGATAAGGCCCCCAAACGTCGCAATGAATTAATTCAAATAAATCAACTGCCCTACTAGTGCTCAATGGAAAAGAAGTACGAGTTTGCTTGGCTCTATGACAGATATCACAAGCATGAAAATCTAACTGACTATCAACACAACCAATCTGAGGTAGAGACTTCAAAGCTTGGATAGAAGGATGACCAAGCCGTTTGTGCCATAATTCTGCTGCATTCTTCTCTAACACAACGTTGACACGAGCTGGTTTCCCCTTTATCAAGCAATACAGCTCATCCATGAGCTTACCCATACCAATCCTCGTCCTCAAAGTATGGTCCTGTATAACACATTCAGAGTTAGTGAATTGAACACTTATATTATTCTTTTGTGCATGAGTAGCATGCGATGACGATAAAAGTCCACCAGTCATCCAGGTCAGAAGAATCATCAGAAGGTTTTGAAAGTTTACCATCAATGAATCCCAGCTTGCGTTTCGCACCCAAAGAAATACGAAACCCTTTAGCCCATTCTTCATAGTTTGATCCTTTGAGAACTACATGTGTGATGATAGTCCCTGGTCCATCATTGGAGGCGAGAGCATATAAAGAAGACTGTTTGTTTGGTGAAGAGGAAGTTGAAGTTAGAATACTAGACATTTTTACCGGACTCACGATACCATGAAGGTTTCAATAACCTAAAACAAGACAAGATAACCAAAgcaacaagataagaaggataaTTCCCTTGTCTTTCATTGATAACAAagactcctatataaaggagtagggttacaagatattctaaaagaggttacaagatattttaaaagaggtgaatatcttCTCAATACAAGTaagtaaatatatacaaaatatacaagaatatacccaaTACTGGGTCTTATCATTGGTGGTGGTGTTTTAAGTTGTGGGCTAGTTTTTGCAATCTGGCTAAACAACAAGATTAATAATCAATTCAAGAAGGCAAATTCTTATCAGAGAACGAATACAAACTGCGAAATGGACGATGAATTTGAGAAAGGAACCGGACCAAAGAGGTTCTCATCTACCGAACTGGCTTTTGCAACTTGTAATTTCAACGAGGAAGAAAAACTTGGGCAGGGAGGATTTGGAGGAGTTTACAAAGGAGTGTTAAGTGATAGATTTGTGGCCGTTAAGAGGATTTCTAAAGGATCACAACAAGGAAAAAAAGAGTACCAATCAGAAGTCAAAGTTATTAGCCAGTTGCGGCATAGAAATTTGGTTCAACTTATCGGTTGGTGCCATGAAAAGAATGAACTGATTCTCGTGTATGAGTTCATGCCAAACCGGAGTCTCGATAAGCATCTATATCAGGGGAGAAATTATGTTCTCAATTGGCAAGTCAGGTACAAAATAGCTCTTGGGTTGGCTTCTGCATTGGTATATCTACATGAAGAATGGGAACAATGTGTAGTTCAcagagatataaaatcaagtAATATAATGCTGGATTCAGATTTTAATGCTAAACTCGGGGATTTCGGTTTGGCGAGGCTTGTTGATCATGCTTTAGGCTGTAAAACAACAGTCATTGCCGGAACCAAGGGTTACCTAGCACCTGAATGTATGACTACTGGTAAATCAAGTAAAGAATCTGATGTTTATAGTTTTGGAATTGTTGCACTTGAGATTGCTTGTGGGAGGAAGCCGGTTCAGTCAACCGGAGAACTGTTATCAGAGTGGGTTTGGGATCTCCACGGAAGAGGGGAGCTCCTTGAAGCGTCTGATAAAAAGTTAAGAAAGCAATATAATGAGTCTGAAATGGAACAGTTACTGGTTGTTGGATTATGGTGTACTCTTCTCGATTCTACATCAAGACCTTCAGCCACTCAAGTGATAAATGCTCTTAAGTTTGGATCCTCATTGCCTGATCTCCTACCCATGTTGGCGAGGACTTCAGGAATGCGTCACGTTCCGTCAATGGCTGGTTTTACCAATACGCTGGTGGGAAGATAGCCAGAATTTTTGTAGATGCGATTTCCTGTAATTTTTCTGAATATAATTGAAGTGTCATGGTAATATTATGTTTGCACTTTGTTTAAATATCGAAAGATTATTCTTCACAAACATAGAGATTTCAATACAATTAATGTAATGTTGGGATCAAAATCATAATGGCTAACAGAAACACAATTGCTTACATCAGTCTATATGCGAATTTCGACTGTTTTGTCGTTTCAGACTGCTACGGCTATATGCAGGCCTTCCACCAGCATTGATAGAACTTGTTTTATCTTCTTCAGGATCATAAGACTTGAACTTCTGGTAATTTTTCATACATCCAGGGAGCCATCAATTTTCAAGGGCTCCCAATCTGCTCTGAAGCTTCTCTGTGAGCGAAATGATTCCTTCCTCGACTGCGGGTTCTGGTGCCTCTTCATGCATTCACAGATGAACTAGAAGGGAAAACTATGCTATCTTTATAACTCATTGTTTCTTCCATGCTCATCATGTCAGAGATGTCCTGATTAGACGCTGATGGGCTAGAGTCATAAACAGGTGCCTCTGTATGACTATCATTTTCTTCTACAACCCTGGTAAGAAAATCAGAATCAACAACTGTCTGATGCGTGAAGTTGGAGGAGTGCTCACGGACCTCTTTCTGGCTCCTGATCTGATAACTCTTCGTCTATGTTCACGTCAAAGATCTTTTCATGCACGTCTGAAGATGAGTGGGAGTTTGACCTGGTGTGCTGTTGATGTTGAACCATTTCTTGATCGACTTGAACATTGCTCGACTGCTTTCCATTGGAACTTTCTTTATCCTCACTTTTCTCTTTGATCTTTTCATCAACCCCAGATGATGAGAGGGAGATGTAACTTGTGTGCTGCTGCTCTTTGCCCGATTCTTGGTCCACATGAACGTAGCCTGTGAGGTGTTCTTCTAAAGAGATGAATTCAGAGTAGAATCTTGATTGTGTTCCACGGGAAGTTTTGGTGCCATCATTTTCATGCTTAACCTTAAATAAATCGATGTCATCCTTAGCTTCTTTACTAGTATCTAAATCCAAGCGACTTTCTTCCAAGAGTTCACTTCCTAGCGTCACTCGCTCA includes the following:
- the LOC113286646 gene encoding L-type lectin-domain containing receptor kinase IX.1-like, with product MDDEFEKGTGPKRFSSTELAFATCNFNEEEKLGQGGFGGVYKGVLSDRFVAVKRISKGSQQGKKEYQSEVKVISQLRHRNLVQLIGWCHEKNELILVYEFMPNRSLDKHLYQGRNYVLNWQVRYKIALGLASALVYLHEEWEQCVVHRDIKSSNIMLDSDFNAKLGDFGLARLVDHALGCKTTVIAGTKGYLAPECMTTGKSSKESDVYSFGIVALEIACGRKPVQSTGELLSEWVWDLHGRGELLEASDKKLRKQYNESEMEQLLVVGLWCTLLDSTSRPSATQVINALKFGSSLPDLLPMLARTSGMRHVPSMAGFTNTLVGR